A window of the Streptomyces finlayi genome harbors these coding sequences:
- a CDS encoding nickel/cobalt transporter → MNHTPCRVLTTLAAATLAAVASVASAPTATAHPLGNFSVNYHTGLVLRPDRIDAQVVVDRAEISALQERTGIDSDHNGTISDSESRAYAEKTCSGLSGQLHLSVGRTRADWKQTSANLVYENGEAGLKTSRLTCGLTAPVDLTEPAAIRAETDYDTTRIGWREMTATGREVRITQTDVPATSATRELRRYPQDPLASPLNQRAAALRSEPGQGTAAVPAMVDFPGAGVISGMLAKVTGVFDSLVGAREITLPVGLLALFLALVLGASHAAMPGHGKTIMAAYLAGRRGTRRDALTVGATVTLTHTAGVLVLGLALPVSTHLAGETVLMWLGAASGLLVTGIGLWLLMGALRGRPQHKHHHHGTGHSHSHSHGDVGHHHGHDHGPDRPHRHAPVTPVPARDSAPAGEAQASPTVATLAPSDHEHHPSGMSAAPTSARRANRPGLIGMGIAGGLVPSPSALVVLLGAVALGRTAFGVLLVIGYGLGMAATLTLAGLLLVRLRERIESHDRARTLRHNPLLKKLVRLGPVLTSVLVVAVGLGLTLRAATGNG, encoded by the coding sequence ATGAACCACACCCCGTGCCGAGTCCTCACCACCCTGGCCGCCGCCACACTCGCCGCCGTCGCGAGCGTGGCGTCAGCCCCTACGGCGACGGCCCACCCCCTGGGCAACTTCAGCGTCAACTACCACACGGGCCTCGTCCTTCGGCCCGACCGGATCGACGCCCAAGTCGTGGTCGATCGCGCAGAGATCTCAGCCCTCCAGGAACGTACCGGCATCGACTCCGACCACAACGGCACCATCAGCGACAGCGAGTCGCGCGCGTATGCCGAGAAGACCTGTTCCGGGTTGAGCGGGCAGCTCCACCTGAGCGTGGGCAGAACGCGAGCGGACTGGAAGCAGACCTCGGCCAACCTGGTGTACGAAAACGGCGAAGCGGGCCTGAAGACCAGCCGCCTCACCTGCGGCCTGACCGCCCCGGTCGATCTCACCGAGCCCGCCGCCATCCGAGCCGAAACGGACTACGACACCACGCGCATCGGCTGGCGCGAGATGACCGCCACCGGCCGAGAGGTCAGGATCACCCAGACCGACGTGCCTGCCACCTCCGCCACACGTGAGCTGCGCCGGTACCCGCAGGATCCCCTCGCCTCCCCGCTCAACCAGCGCGCAGCGGCACTGCGCAGCGAGCCCGGTCAGGGCACGGCCGCCGTGCCGGCAATGGTGGACTTCCCCGGCGCGGGCGTGATCAGCGGGATGCTCGCGAAGGTCACCGGGGTCTTCGACTCGCTCGTCGGGGCCCGAGAGATCACCCTGCCCGTGGGACTGCTGGCTCTCTTCCTCGCGCTCGTCCTCGGGGCGTCCCATGCGGCGATGCCCGGCCACGGCAAGACCATCATGGCCGCCTACCTCGCGGGCCGCCGCGGTACCAGACGGGACGCCCTCACCGTTGGGGCCACCGTCACCCTCACGCACACCGCCGGTGTCCTCGTCCTCGGACTCGCGCTGCCGGTCTCCACCCATCTGGCCGGTGAGACCGTCCTGATGTGGCTCGGCGCGGCCAGCGGGCTCCTCGTCACCGGCATCGGCCTCTGGCTTCTCATGGGAGCCCTCCGCGGCAGGCCGCAACACAAACACCATCACCACGGAACGGGCCACAGCCACAGCCACAGCCACGGTGACGTCGGACACCACCACGGCCATGATCATGGGCCTGACCGCCCTCACCGCCACGCGCCCGTCACACCGGTCCCCGCGCGCGACAGCGCGCCGGCCGGGGAAGCCCAGGCGAGCCCCACGGTCGCGACCCTCGCCCCGTCGGACCACGAACACCACCCGTCAGGCATGTCAGCGGCACCCACAAGCGCCCGGCGTGCGAACAGGCCCGGCCTCATCGGCATGGGCATCGCCGGCGGCCTCGTCCCCAGCCCCTCCGCCCTCGTCGTCCTCCTCGGCGCCGTCGCCCTGGGGCGCACCGCATTCGGCGTCCTCCTCGTCATCGGCTACGGACTCGGCATGGCCGCCACCCTCACTCTCGCCGGACTTCTCCTCGTTCGCCTGCGCGAACGGATCGAGAGTCATGACCGGGCCCGGACCCTGCGTCACAATCCCCTGCTCAAGAAGCTGGTGCGGCTCGGCCCAGTCCTCACCTCTGTCCTCGTCGTCGCCGTGGGCCTCGGCTTGACCCTGCGGGCAGCGACGGGGAACGGATAG
- a CDS encoding tetratricopeptide repeat protein — translation MHPDHHAPPHAPPPSPSRSSRRLRNTAVTLALGAAMFAAGAVMLAPDETTVSRPSGQGQPAGPSRGSVEALQARVARLPKDPGGWAALGMAYVQQARTTADPATYERAEKALRTSLTVQSEGNTDAETGMGALAAARHDFPTALRWARKATTSGPYSSSAYGVLADACTQLGRYDEADDAVQKMTDLRPDAASLARASYTFELKGDTDQARTLMRRSLAAAATPADIAFAHNVLASLDLQDANPRAALAETQTGLRAAPTDSALLETRARAHLALGDTTKAIADYRAAIAIAPLPHYLLGLGELEQSLGHRDRAEEQYALLRAQDRIRKAAGDPADTDAILFEADHGNPRRAVTMAEETLRTRPFLAVHDAYAWALHRAGRDAKALTQADEALALGTRSALFRYHRAAIHHALGDPGAARRDLTEALREPGFHPLHADAARALLQRIDTMP, via the coding sequence GTGCACCCGGACCACCACGCACCCCCGCACGCGCCGCCGCCATCCCCCTCACGGAGCAGCAGACGGTTGCGGAACACCGCGGTCACCCTCGCCCTGGGCGCGGCGATGTTCGCCGCCGGCGCGGTCATGCTGGCACCCGATGAAACGACTGTTTCCCGACCGTCGGGCCAAGGGCAACCAGCGGGTCCGTCGCGTGGGTCGGTCGAAGCGCTCCAGGCGCGGGTGGCCCGGCTGCCGAAGGATCCGGGCGGCTGGGCCGCCCTGGGGATGGCCTACGTCCAGCAGGCCCGTACCACCGCCGACCCGGCCACCTACGAACGGGCCGAGAAGGCGCTGCGGACCTCGCTCACCGTGCAGAGCGAAGGAAACACGGACGCGGAGACCGGCATGGGCGCCTTGGCCGCGGCCCGCCACGACTTCCCCACCGCGCTGCGCTGGGCCCGTAAGGCCACCACCAGCGGCCCCTACAGTTCCTCCGCCTACGGGGTCCTCGCCGACGCCTGCACCCAGCTGGGCCGCTACGACGAAGCCGACGATGCCGTCCAGAAGATGACGGACCTGCGCCCGGACGCCGCCTCCCTCGCCCGGGCCTCGTACACCTTCGAGCTCAAGGGGGACACCGACCAGGCCCGCACCCTCATGCGGCGATCTCTCGCGGCAGCGGCCACCCCGGCCGACATCGCGTTCGCCCACAACGTCCTGGCCTCCCTGGACCTCCAGGACGCCAACCCCCGGGCAGCCCTGGCCGAGACGCAGACCGGGCTCAGGGCAGCCCCGACGGATTCGGCGCTCCTTGAGACCCGGGCCCGCGCCCACCTGGCACTGGGCGACACCACCAAGGCCATCGCCGACTACCGGGCAGCCATCGCGATCGCACCCCTGCCGCACTACCTGTTGGGCCTGGGCGAACTCGAGCAGTCCCTGGGCCACCGCGACCGGGCCGAAGAGCAGTACGCCCTCCTTCGCGCCCAGGACCGCATCCGGAAGGCAGCCGGCGACCCGGCGGACACCGACGCGATCCTCTTCGAAGCCGATCACGGCAACCCGCGTCGCGCCGTCACCATGGCCGAAGAGACACTGCGCACCCGGCCGTTTCTCGCCGTCCACGACGCGTATGCCTGGGCACTGCACCGCGCCGGCCGGGATGCCAAAGCCCTCACCCAGGCCGACGAAGCCCTGGCCCTGGGCACCCGCAGCGCGCTCTTCCGCTACCACCGCGCCGCCATCCACCACGCGTTGGGCGATCCCGGAGCAGCCCGCCGCGACCTGACCGAAGCGCTGCGTGAGCCAGGCTTCCACCCCCTGCACGCCGACGCCGCCCGTGCCCTGCTCCAGCGAATCGACACCATGCCATGA
- a CDS encoding DUF4331 domain-containing protein — protein sequence MKVSQARPRSRRVLDQSLLVLGATTLAAGLGAMTLAPGLSAASSHREAPLIAGDPRADNTDVYAFTSPDRADTVTMVANWIPMEEPNGGPNFYAFGDDLRYNIKVDNTGDGVADITYSWRFRSSYRDAADQFLYNTGQVTSLKDPDLNFRQVYDLVVTTRGKSRTLLSGVPAAPSRTGKASMPDYAALRNQATLGLPGGGKTYAGQAEDPFFADLRVFDLLYGGDLSKRGQDTLAGYNVNTIAIQVPKKRLALRGNTSRNPVIGVWSTTDRAGVTINDSRDKATSKQWKQVSRLGNPLVNEVVVPLKFKDAFNTLNPDQDRTVQPVVDKVYDPILPKLIQQVYGIPAPATPRNDLAEIYLTGICKVCGPIKADLNAHRLNQDAALQSIVPAEELRLNMAVPPTAQPKRLGVLAGDLAGFPNGRRLADDVIDISLQAVEGAAQTGVLVPALADGDKVDANEVSFGTSFPYVALPHTKNVNRGPAAAGRNAEQSSMENTAVSPVMNTTQAAAGAGVGALLLGIGGFRLRRRNKNS from the coding sequence GTGAAGGTTTCCCAGGCCAGGCCCCGCTCGCGACGCGTCCTGGACCAGTCCCTGCTCGTGCTTGGTGCCACCACCCTGGCCGCCGGACTCGGAGCGATGACCCTCGCCCCGGGCCTCAGCGCGGCCTCCAGCCATCGCGAGGCTCCCCTGATCGCCGGGGACCCCCGGGCGGACAACACCGACGTGTACGCGTTCACCAGCCCCGACAGGGCCGACACCGTCACGATGGTGGCGAACTGGATCCCGATGGAGGAGCCCAACGGTGGTCCGAACTTCTACGCGTTCGGCGACGACCTGCGCTACAACATCAAGGTCGACAACACCGGTGACGGCGTCGCCGACATCACGTACAGCTGGCGATTCCGCAGTAGCTACCGCGATGCCGCGGACCAGTTCCTCTACAACACCGGCCAGGTCACCTCGCTGAAGGACCCGGACCTGAACTTCCGTCAGGTCTACGACCTGGTCGTCACCACCAGAGGAAAGAGCCGGACCCTCCTGTCGGGCGTACCGGCCGCGCCGTCGCGCACAGGTAAGGCGTCGATGCCCGACTACGCGGCGCTGCGCAACCAGGCGACCCTCGGTCTTCCGGGCGGCGGCAAGACGTACGCGGGTCAGGCCGAGGACCCGTTCTTCGCCGACCTGCGCGTCTTCGACCTTCTCTACGGCGGCGACCTGAGCAAGCGGGGGCAGGACACCCTGGCCGGCTACAACGTCAACACCATCGCCATCCAGGTCCCCAAGAAGCGGCTCGCCCTCCGGGGCAACACCTCCCGCAACCCGGTCATCGGTGTGTGGTCGACCACCGACCGTGCGGGCGTCACCATCAACGACTCCCGCGACAAGGCCACCAGCAAGCAGTGGAAGCAGGTTTCCCGCCTCGGGAACCCGCTGGTCAACGAGGTCGTCGTCCCGCTGAAGTTCAAGGACGCTTTCAACACCCTCAACCCGGACCAGGACCGTACGGTCCAGCCCGTCGTCGACAAGGTGTACGACCCGATCCTGCCCAAGCTCATCCAGCAGGTCTACGGCATCCCAGCCCCCGCGACGCCCCGTAACGACCTCGCCGAGATCTATCTGACGGGCATCTGCAAGGTGTGCGGCCCGATCAAGGCCGACCTGAACGCGCACCGCCTCAACCAGGACGCGGCGCTCCAGAGCATCGTCCCGGCGGAGGAACTGCGCCTGAACATGGCGGTGCCGCCCACGGCGCAGCCCAAGCGCCTCGGCGTACTCGCGGGCGACCTGGCCGGCTTCCCGAACGGACGCCGCCTCGCCGACGACGTCATCGACATCTCGCTCCAGGCCGTCGAGGGCGCCGCCCAGACCGGCGTTCTCGTGCCCGCGCTCGCGGACGGCGACAAGGTCGACGCCAACGAGGTGTCGTTCGGCACCTCGTTCCCCTACGTCGCCCTGCCGCACACCAAGAACGTGAACCGCGGCCCCGCCGCGGCCGGCCGCAATGCCGAGCAGTCCTCAATGGAGAACACCGCGGTGAGCCCCGTCATGAACACCACCCAGGCCGCGGCGGGCGCCGGCGTCGGCGCGCTCCTTCTCGGCATCGGCGGCTTCCGCCTGCGCCGTCGCAACAAGAACAGCTGA
- a CDS encoding IS3 family transposase: protein MASKYTKRYSDEYKRDAIELVRSSGRTVTDVARQLGVSSESLRGWAKRAKAAEAQPPAAESPGSPAADAAELKRLRKLTVEQAKTIEIQKNDSFLREGERSVSAICRFIHAEKANFTTVLLCRVMKTARSTYYAWAAGIEARRMRRQADEALVHEITVIHLASRGTYGVPRVNAELRRLGRPVNRKRLARVMREHGIAGHTRRTGRRSLTKQDAGAAPAPDLIGRHFHADRPGQKIVGDITYIPTAEGWLYLAGWLDLATREVIGYSMADHHRADLVVDALDMAANMGRLDTGCVIHSDRGSEYTSSQLRRRISELGGRQSMGRTGICYDNAAAESFWAILKEEIGTRFWSDRATARAEIFAFIETFYNRRRLRKHIRWGYLTPHETRLRYQQGQALAA from the coding sequence GTGGCAAGCAAGTACACGAAGCGGTACTCGGACGAGTACAAGCGGGACGCGATCGAGCTCGTGCGTTCGTCGGGGCGAACGGTGACCGATGTCGCCCGGCAGCTCGGCGTCAGTTCCGAGAGCCTGCGCGGCTGGGCGAAAAGGGCCAAGGCCGCCGAGGCCCAGCCTCCCGCGGCGGAGTCGCCGGGGTCGCCGGCCGCGGACGCGGCGGAGCTGAAGCGGCTGCGGAAGCTGACCGTGGAGCAGGCAAAGACGATCGAAATCCAAAAAAACGACAGCTTTCTTCGCGAAGGAGAGCGATCGGTGAGCGCGATATGCCGGTTCATCCACGCGGAGAAGGCGAACTTCACGACCGTTCTGCTGTGCCGGGTGATGAAGACGGCCCGCTCCACCTATTACGCCTGGGCCGCGGGTATCGAGGCCCGCCGGATGCGGCGGCAGGCCGACGAGGCCCTGGTCCACGAGATCACCGTGATCCACCTCGCCTCCAGAGGTACCTACGGGGTCCCGCGCGTGAACGCCGAACTGCGCCGCCTGGGCCGCCCGGTCAACCGCAAGCGCCTCGCCCGCGTCATGCGCGAGCACGGCATCGCCGGCCACACCCGGCGCACCGGCCGCCGCAGCCTTACCAAGCAGGACGCCGGTGCCGCCCCGGCTCCCGACCTGATCGGCCGCCACTTCCACGCCGACCGTCCCGGACAGAAGATCGTCGGGGACATCACCTACATCCCCACCGCCGAGGGATGGCTCTACCTCGCCGGCTGGCTCGACCTGGCCACCCGCGAAGTCATCGGCTACTCCATGGCCGATCACCACCGCGCCGACCTCGTCGTCGACGCCCTGGACATGGCCGCGAACATGGGCCGCCTGGACACCGGTTGCGTGATCCACTCGGACCGCGGATCCGAATACACGTCCAGTCAACTCCGCCGCAGAATAAGCGAGTTGGGAGGGCGTCAGAGCATGGGGCGGACCGGGATCTGTTACGACAATGCCGCAGCGGAGAGTTTCTGGGCGATCCTCAAAGAGGAGATCGGCACCCGATTCTGGTCCGACCGGGCTACCGCTCGCGCCGAGATCTTCGCGTTCATCGAGACCTTCTACAACCGTCGCAGACTGCGCAAGCACATCCGCTGGGGCTACCTCACGCCCCACGAGACACGCCTGCGCTACCAGCAGGGACAGGCCCTCGCGGCGTAA
- a CDS encoding outer membrane protein assembly factor BamB family protein, protein MPNPPQPWYTPGSPQQPVPGNPYASEGFGPPPRRRRFGGAPVIAAAVALLLVAVGGGVYAFVDRGEDGPTTPVAKESSGPSAPTAPPSSPAVSTPQAKHIPTTEEINAARKPGDAATWIVDDKTDLPNGRQKLYDLWIVGDTVVQALHKKVAAYRLSDGAEVWSMRLPAPVCETPVNPTPDGKVVLVYHKRADAGRNNRCNQMQMIDLKTGKPGWHKELPETGDGDNTFIVRSAISAGTFAIARSMKATAYRVDDGTELFDIPWEDPGKCFPDDVAGGARLLVKSDCMIDIDQSKNHSQLREIDPLTGKVLWRHRTKTGWRLGSMISVDPVVFTTENAVDHINDWRVVALGPEGKTGTTIDPRDKSLEQCAGDSSGGDIQPCRGTAVGNGHIILGGNDRIRLYDLTTGKFLWGIKNNELRTLHPLRAEKGKAALVYESATPSRPGRTFLMGPGAAGTEKVLLRHPASTAAQEFEMFGGRLAYADGRVVLTSAGVSGNDDQREARMLSFAPGPL, encoded by the coding sequence ATGCCCAACCCGCCGCAGCCCTGGTACACACCTGGCTCGCCGCAGCAGCCCGTTCCCGGCAACCCGTATGCCTCGGAAGGCTTCGGGCCGCCACCGCGTCGGCGGCGCTTCGGCGGAGCACCGGTCATCGCCGCCGCCGTCGCGCTGCTGCTCGTGGCCGTGGGGGGAGGGGTGTACGCCTTCGTAGACCGGGGAGAGGACGGGCCCACCACCCCCGTGGCGAAGGAATCATCCGGCCCCTCCGCGCCGACGGCCCCGCCCAGCTCCCCCGCGGTCAGCACCCCGCAGGCGAAGCACATCCCGACCACGGAGGAGATCAACGCCGCACGGAAGCCAGGGGATGCGGCGACGTGGATCGTCGACGACAAGACCGACCTGCCCAACGGGCGCCAGAAGCTCTACGATCTGTGGATCGTCGGCGACACCGTCGTCCAGGCCCTGCACAAAAAGGTCGCGGCCTACCGTCTCTCGGACGGCGCCGAGGTCTGGAGCATGCGATTGCCCGCTCCCGTCTGCGAGACACCGGTCAACCCGACGCCCGACGGCAAGGTCGTGCTCGTGTACCACAAGAGGGCCGACGCCGGGAGGAACAATCGGTGCAACCAAATGCAGATGATCGATCTGAAGACCGGGAAGCCGGGGTGGCACAAAGAGCTCCCCGAGACCGGTGACGGGGACAACACGTTCATCGTGCGTAGCGCCATCAGCGCCGGTACCTTCGCGATCGCCCGGAGCATGAAGGCGACCGCCTACCGGGTCGATGACGGGACCGAGCTTTTCGACATCCCCTGGGAGGACCCGGGGAAGTGCTTCCCCGACGACGTGGCGGGCGGCGCCCGGCTCCTGGTGAAGTCCGACTGCATGATCGACATCGACCAGAGCAAGAACCACAGCCAGCTGCGCGAGATCGACCCGCTCACCGGCAAGGTCCTGTGGCGCCACCGGACCAAGACCGGATGGAGGCTCGGAAGCATGATCTCCGTCGATCCGGTCGTCTTCACCACGGAAAACGCGGTGGACCACATCAACGACTGGCGGGTCGTGGCCCTGGGCCCGGAAGGAAAGACCGGCACCACCATCGACCCACGGGACAAGAGCCTCGAGCAGTGCGCCGGAGACAGCAGCGGCGGCGACATCCAGCCCTGCCGCGGCACCGCCGTCGGCAACGGCCACATCATCCTGGGCGGCAACGACAGGATCCGCCTGTACGACCTGACCACCGGGAAGTTCCTCTGGGGCATCAAGAACAACGAGTTGCGCACCTTGCACCCCCTGCGTGCGGAGAAGGGCAAGGCGGCGCTCGTCTACGAGTCGGCCACACCGAGCCGCCCCGGCCGGACCTTCCTGATGGGCCCGGGCGCCGCGGGCACGGAGAAGGTGCTGCTGCGACACCCCGCATCGACCGCGGCGCAGGAGTTCGAGATGTTCGGCGGGCGGCTGGCCTATGCCGACGGACGGGTCGTCCTCACGTCGGCGGGCGTGAGCGGCAACGACGACCAACGCGAAGCCCGCATGCTGTCCTTCGCTCCCGGCCCGCTCTGA